One Salvelinus fontinalis isolate EN_2023a chromosome 11, ASM2944872v1, whole genome shotgun sequence DNA window includes the following coding sequences:
- the LOC129865512 gene encoding leukotriene B4 receptor 1-like: MASDLSISAGPPSSPPPLLSPPLLSHLSNQIGISILVLAFVLGFPGNLFVVWSVLCRVRHRSVTCLLVLNLAVADALVLLSSPLFLRFLAGGRGWEFGAVACKLVHYLCCVNMNVSIYLISLMSLDRWLAVARPFLAQRMRTKKTLMAVLLGIWVLAFVFALPMAFYRSNLKLHLNSSVTVCMSYHWKSVGHQVFQYLFETVLGFFLPFTFIIVCYTSVICGLRRAMFQHKGRGNRLILLIIGTFALFWLPYHVVNILQVIGLLGGNDTLFKAAAVARPNVTALAFLSSSVNPVLYVFAGSSHIRQAGLSFMAKLFEGTNIEGGTSASFTRSTKSSRSSSSAPLKLGRSGKGGDGNSVTELQEVRVKSKPELKTLTSNDPLE, from the exons ATGGCGTCAGACCTCTCCATCTCCGCTGGCCCCCCAagctcccctccacctctcctctcgcctcctctcctttctcaccTATCAAACCAGATCGGCATCTCCATCCTGGTCCTAGCATTCGTCCTCGGTTTCCCCGGTAACCTGTTTGTTGTGTGGTCGGTGCTGTGCCGTGTGAGGCATCGTTCAGTTACCTGCCTGCTCGTCTTAAACCTCGCCGTGGCCGACGCGTTGGTGTTGCTAAGCTCCCCGCTTTTCCTGCGCTTCCTGGCAGGCGGGCGAGGCTGGGAGTTCGGGGCGGTGGCCTGTAAATTGGTGCACTACCTGTGCTGTGTCAACATGAACGTGTCCATCTACCTGATCAGCCTGATGAGCTTGGATCGCTGGCTGGCCGTCGCAAGGCCCTTCCTGGCCCAGAGGATGAGGACAAAGAAAACCCTGATGGCCGTTCTACTAGGGATCTGGGTGCTGGCTTTCGTCTTTGCACTGCCCATGGCCTTCTATCGCAG TAACCTGAAGCTGCACTTGAACAGCTCTGTGACCGTCTGCATGTCGTACCACTGGAAAAGTGTGGGTCACCAGGTGTTCCAGTACCTGTTTGAGACCGTCCTGGGCTTCTTCCTCCCCTTCACTTTCATCATCGTCTGCTACACCTCTGTCATCTGTGGACTACGCAGGGCCATGTTCCAGCACAAGGGACGGGGAAACCgtctcatcctcctcatcatcggCACCTTCGCTCTCTTCTGGCTGCCCTACCACGTGGTCAACATCTTACAG gtgaTTGGTCTACTTGGTGGTAACGACACTCTGTTTAAAGCAGCCGCGGTGGCCCGTCCCAACGTCACAGCACTCGCTTTCCTGAGCAGCAGCGTGAACCCTGTACTGTACGTATTCGCTGGCAGCTCCCACATCCGCCAGGCCGGTCTCAGCTTCATGGCCAAGCTCTTCGAGGGCACCAACATTGAGGGAGGGACCTCTGCCTCCTTTACCCGCAGCACAAAGTCCAGCCGGAGTAGTTCTTCAGCCCCACTCAAGCTGGGGCGGTCGGGGAAGGGGGGGGATGGGAATAGTGTGACGGAGCTGCAGGAAGTCAGGGTTAAGTCCAAGCCGGAGCTCAAGACTTTGACATCCAATGATCCGTTGGAGTAG